One stretch of Streptomyces sp. 135 DNA includes these proteins:
- a CDS encoding beta-ketoacyl synthase N-terminal-like domain-containing protein, which yields MSPHVKQALSDLAARVLDTAPERLARTSFRDLGLDLATTVALTEEVNARFGTALSTADVSGAGDLDGLSERVTAHVGRQQAAPEAIAVIGMHCRAAGARNPDELWQVISEGRDRTTEVDDPVALSLLKEHFPDVAPPRYGAMSGSEHFDPAFFRIAPREAAAMDAAQRVLLESCYHALEDAAQDASALRGRSVATIVGSTGLAPQAEYSAHALMGSDTSIMAARLAYQLDLSGPAMTVDTACSSSLVAVDIARRLLLDGESDLALAGGVYVANHPGTFVTMEALGTVSPGRACRPFDADADGMLVGEGVGVLVLKRLSDAVRDNDRILGVIRGSATNQDGRTSGITSPSSAAQSGLLRDVYRRSGVDMSRLGYVEAHGTGTSLGDPIEVHGLTEAFAEFTDRKQFCAIGSVKANIGHTMGAAGVLGAIKVLLCMRHGKLPPAANFRTENKHADFEESPVFVSRSSRGDAPRGPAPAPSPAAATWYRSPRRASPNCGRRRGSWRTTCGAPSSATTRSSTWRTRSRWAARPSPNGSR from the coding sequence ATGTCGCCCCACGTCAAGCAGGCGCTGTCGGACCTCGCGGCCCGTGTCCTCGACACCGCCCCCGAGCGGCTCGCCCGCACCTCCTTCCGCGACCTCGGCCTGGACCTGGCCACGACCGTCGCGCTGACCGAAGAGGTCAACGCCCGCTTCGGCACGGCCCTGTCGACCGCCGACGTGAGCGGGGCCGGGGACCTCGACGGGCTCAGCGAGCGCGTCACGGCCCACGTCGGCCGGCAGCAGGCGGCGCCGGAGGCGATCGCGGTGATCGGCATGCACTGCCGCGCCGCGGGCGCGCGGAACCCCGACGAGCTGTGGCAGGTGATCAGCGAGGGCCGGGACCGCACCACCGAGGTCGACGACCCGGTCGCCCTCTCGCTGCTCAAGGAGCACTTCCCGGACGTCGCCCCGCCCCGCTACGGAGCCATGTCCGGCAGCGAGCACTTCGACCCGGCCTTCTTCCGCATCGCCCCCCGCGAGGCCGCCGCCATGGACGCCGCCCAGCGCGTCCTCCTCGAATCCTGCTACCACGCCCTGGAGGACGCGGCACAGGACGCCTCGGCGCTGCGCGGCCGCTCCGTCGCGACCATCGTCGGCAGCACCGGGCTCGCGCCCCAGGCGGAGTACTCGGCGCACGCCCTGATGGGCTCCGACACCAGCATCATGGCGGCCCGCCTCGCCTACCAGCTCGACCTCAGCGGCCCGGCGATGACGGTGGACACCGCCTGCTCGTCCTCGCTCGTGGCGGTCGACATCGCACGCAGGCTGCTGCTGGACGGCGAGTCGGACCTCGCGCTGGCGGGCGGGGTGTACGTCGCCAACCACCCCGGCACCTTCGTCACCATGGAGGCCCTCGGCACCGTCTCGCCCGGCCGGGCCTGCCGCCCCTTCGACGCCGACGCCGACGGCATGCTCGTCGGGGAGGGCGTCGGAGTCCTCGTACTCAAGCGCCTGTCCGACGCGGTCCGGGACAACGACCGGATCCTCGGCGTGATCCGGGGCAGCGCCACCAACCAGGACGGCCGGACCTCGGGCATCACCTCGCCCAGCTCCGCCGCGCAGAGCGGTCTGCTGCGCGACGTCTACCGCCGCAGCGGCGTCGACATGAGCCGCCTCGGCTACGTCGAGGCACACGGCACCGGGACGAGCCTCGGCGACCCCATCGAGGTGCACGGGCTGACCGAGGCGTTCGCCGAGTTCACCGACCGCAAGCAGTTCTGCGCGATCGGCTCGGTCAAGGCCAACATCGGCCACACGATGGGCGCCGCGGGCGTCCTCGGCGCCATCAAGGTGCTGCTGTGCATGCGCCACGGCAAGCTCCCCCCGGCCGCGAACTTCCGCACGGAGAACAAGCACGCCGACTTCGAGGAGAGCCCGGTCTTCGTCAGCCGGAGCTCTCGAGGAGACGCCCCCAGGGGCCCCGCGCCCGCGCCGTCCCCGGCCGCCGCCACCTGGTACCGCTCTCCGCGAAGAGCGAGCCCCAACTGCGGCAGAAGGCGGGGGAGCTGGCGGACCACCTGCGGCGCGCCGAGCTCGGCGACGACGCGCTCCTCGACGTGGCGTACACGCTCCAGGTGGGCCGCGAGGCCTTCGCCGAACGGCTCGCGGTGA
- a CDS encoding SDR family NAD(P)-dependent oxidoreductase has translation MSSADFRDILDGYVKGAVGAEQARGLLEARRPAPEAATGHTESEDRTRMLDIAVVGMSGQFPGAADVREFWHNLSRGRVGYGELPDHYLAPDDPGGYRWGGALAERDLFDAEFFGIRPHEADLMSHNQRLLLQESWHALEDAALDPTSLAGSRTGLFIGAEPTGYPHESFTGASDALVASRLSYFLDLRGAALVVNTACSSSLAAVHLACQSLRSGESSLALVGGVNAGLDARGLDLLVESGAMSPSGRCRTFDADADGTVYSEAVAVLVLKRLSDAVADGDHIHGVVRATGMNQDGASNGITAPNGAAQEDLVLDVYRRFGIPAERVGYVEAHGTGTALGDPVEANALVRAFRRLTTEREFCAIGSAKAHIGHTGAPAGVVGLIKVLLSMRHGALVGMPTLRRLNPLIDLKDSAFVADEAPRPWRSGSGAPLMAAVNSFGHSGTNAHVVVEQYVPAAEPAHADDGTPQIVPLSARTPERLRAYASVLADHLENCASSSTAVAVAPPPEAARAAEPARVCAAVAGVLGVATDEIDPDEPLDSYGVRPEQFARIGEALDAEFGTRLGADVFHEGRTAGELARLAARAGDAGPTEGAEGAASTGTGTGSAVPSAADVARTLQLGRAELAARAALVVRDRAELLAGLRALAEGRELPDNCRLGEADGRGDVARLFADEELRDTVGKWLERGKLAQVAEVWVRGGSVEWRRLHRNGSVRRVPLPGYPFAKNHHGIPATATAAGSAPASVAAPVVPPVRVPGPVAEPRGELRPERLEQAMEDRIALMASELLGAAEGDGGGEVDPKEQLDRYGIDSITRTRLNQLLSEAFPSASRTLFFEFAKVEGVAGQLAEQFPDECRTFLGWDGTVVTPAPAPAPATQPAVEAAEAAEVVQLAAEAAPVRGDDDELAGAIAVIGMSGTFPDAPDQDSYWQLLMEGRSAVTEIPRRRWDWREHYDPHPEGADVVRKSHSKWGAFLDGFDAFDPALFNFTEQEARNTDPQVRLFLQECWKALEDAGYAPAKLPAEVRGRIGVFAGGAKHGFTHLGSEGRLEMPRTSFGDMVNRVSFQFDLGGPSKAVDTACSSAHVALHEAVESLRSGRCDLAIAGAVNLYLHPSTYVELATVGLLSDRSDCASFGAEAAGIVPGEGVGAVLLKPLRQALRDGDPVRAVIRGSAVNHNGRTIGFTSPSSLRQAEVIREALRDARIDPRTVSYVEATANGSEIGDAVEMTALTQVFEDRTGVSGRFRIGSLKPNIGHGEASAGMAQLFKVVLALQHRTLPPTRLPEEFNPAIDIDRLPFELSAAPVPWHQVVVDGVPAPRRAGITGLGGGGTNAHVVLEEAPEPAPRARPAERGPVLFVLSAHTEERLGAYVDAWLDFLVGRPTSDLADIAYTLQVGRVDLTHRLAVIASGAEELRGHLTRWRRGRPGDAVFSATAARVDTAGLDAALRGRDLGAVADLWVRGAAVDWAALYDQGDGVPVRVAGLPTYPFERRSCWLDDTDAGTGDTATPALQPQGPARDEAGHPLLTSAVRLADGGTVFSGDVSLATHPWITDHAVSGTVLFPGTGFVEMALHAGAALGCGRLEELTLEAPLTLTEQAGARLQLVVRAPDATGARPLEIHSLAESGAESAADGEGAWTRHATGLLAAGAAEAGFDLAVWPPTGAEPVPVDAYYQVMADAGYAYGPAFRGLRAVWRRGEEVYAEAALDDGPDAARYGLHPALLDSALHAMGFGGFVRDGGGLLPFSWSGMQLFGGGAAAVRVRLTGAGTDAVSAAVADTTGRPLAVLDSLVLRPFAGARRTPARTALPDELLRLEWTPLAPADTPRIKWTAAGPDELGLATALRRGDGADVPGASDGGGDEIALISLHAEPTDDLAAAVRSATARVHGLVRSRLADESQAAARLVVVTRRAVSTRVGEDVEDLTHAPVWGLLRAAQAENPDRLLLVDVDGAEASAAALPGAVAAATAAGESQLALRGGEATVPRLARLGSDSALVPPGDGTPWRLDTSGAGTLENLALLPWPAAEAPLTPGQVRIEVRAAGLNFRDVLGALGMYPGELTLGAEGAGVVVDVGDGVSGLAVGDRVMGLFPSGLGPVCVADAHTVVRMPRGWSFEQAAAVPVAFATAYYGLVDMGGLTAGESVLVHAAAGGVGMAAVQLARHLGAEVFATASEGKWDAVRGLGVPDDHLASSRDLGFEEKFRTVTDGRGVDVVLDSLAREFVDASLRLLPRGGRFVEMGKTDIRDAAQVATAHFAVRYRAFDIVDAGPRRIGEILAEIVDLFEQGVLTHLPRRAWDLRRAPEAFRFMSQARHVGKIVLTVPRRPDPEHTVLITGGTGTLGGMLARHLVAERGARHLTLLSRRGPDAPGAAGLAAELTAAGAQVTVVACDVADRARLAEVLDGIPAEHPLGTVVHTAGDLDDGVFDALTPERLARVLRPKAEGALNLHELTLAKGLDLAEFVLFSGAAGVLGNPGQSNYAAASSFLDALAQHRRARGLPGTSMAWGYWEQATGLTKHLSEEDTGRMARGGLLPIPSADGLALFDVARGADEPLQVPMRLDLDALRAQAEAGDGHPLHRGLLRGVPRTATATAATDGLPDLDGLPEAEQHAALLELVCAQVGSVLVTDPATIGADTGFVELGLDSLTAVELRNRLGRATGLRLPVTLIFDHPAPGPLAAYLRRRLVRGDEGRGRGSGRGAGGGVGGAATAHGALTPSRAASAAQAAEAVQYGAASQVGAAGPGAASQSIAVTHSGTASLCGTAAEAGAAMQAGAAGLGVAEQSAAVKQSTASQPGPVARASTATQARTAEQSGTASQTDTATQSGAATTVDEPQPATAAAQAVPAGRAPAAQAAPAGRAPAPETAPAGRIPASHTAPARRAPAPPADPPHRLLLADAGLDRLGAVLEFGCRDADALIGLAADHPALIVHGVSGDKEFADAAGRRIDGSGARGHVAVFHRSGPLDPFPGHYDLAYGIDGCYRVEDKQALFARLDAAVVDGGHVLLADYLCTLSGDLVDPGAGISVPTARTWSDVFARNRFVVEEQLPHEPADPDPELAEAVRRGWIGHRLFRLRKQTSTTQEDRLRTNRAHLAETTAQPRAPRS, from the coding sequence ATGAGCAGCGCAGACTTCCGCGACATCCTCGACGGATACGTCAAGGGCGCGGTCGGCGCGGAGCAGGCGCGCGGTCTGCTGGAAGCCCGGCGCCCGGCCCCGGAGGCGGCCACCGGGCACACGGAGTCCGAGGACCGCACGCGGATGCTGGACATCGCGGTGGTCGGCATGTCCGGGCAGTTCCCCGGCGCCGCGGACGTACGCGAGTTCTGGCACAACCTCAGCCGGGGCCGCGTCGGCTACGGCGAACTGCCGGACCACTACCTCGCCCCCGACGACCCCGGCGGCTACCGCTGGGGCGGGGCGCTCGCCGAACGGGACCTCTTCGACGCGGAGTTCTTCGGCATCCGGCCGCACGAGGCGGACCTGATGAGCCACAATCAGCGGCTGCTCCTCCAGGAGAGCTGGCACGCCCTGGAGGACGCCGCGCTCGACCCGACGTCCCTGGCCGGCTCCCGTACCGGCCTGTTCATCGGCGCCGAGCCCACCGGCTACCCCCACGAGTCGTTCACCGGCGCCTCCGACGCCCTGGTGGCCTCCCGCCTCTCGTACTTCCTCGACCTGCGCGGCGCCGCCCTCGTCGTCAACACCGCGTGCTCGTCCTCGCTGGCCGCCGTCCACCTGGCCTGCCAGAGCCTGCGCTCGGGAGAGTCGTCCCTGGCCCTGGTCGGCGGCGTCAACGCGGGCCTCGACGCACGGGGCCTCGACCTCCTCGTCGAGAGCGGCGCGATGTCGCCCAGCGGACGGTGCCGCACCTTCGACGCCGACGCCGACGGCACCGTCTACTCCGAGGCGGTGGCCGTCCTCGTACTGAAGCGGCTGTCCGACGCGGTGGCCGACGGCGACCACATCCACGGCGTCGTCCGAGCCACCGGCATGAACCAGGACGGCGCGAGCAACGGCATCACCGCGCCCAACGGCGCCGCGCAGGAGGACCTGGTCCTCGACGTCTACCGGCGCTTCGGCATCCCCGCCGAACGCGTCGGGTACGTGGAGGCCCACGGCACCGGCACCGCCCTCGGCGACCCGGTCGAGGCCAACGCGCTCGTACGGGCCTTCCGGCGGCTGACCACGGAGCGGGAGTTCTGCGCCATCGGCAGTGCCAAGGCGCACATCGGGCACACCGGGGCCCCGGCGGGCGTCGTGGGCCTCATCAAGGTCCTGCTGTCGATGCGGCACGGCGCCCTGGTCGGCATGCCGACCCTGCGCCGGCTCAACCCGCTGATCGACCTCAAGGACTCGGCGTTCGTCGCGGACGAGGCGCCCCGCCCCTGGCGGAGCGGCTCCGGGGCGCCGCTGATGGCCGCGGTGAACTCCTTCGGGCACAGCGGCACCAACGCGCACGTCGTGGTCGAGCAGTACGTGCCCGCCGCCGAACCGGCCCACGCGGACGACGGCACACCCCAGATCGTCCCCCTGTCGGCCCGCACCCCCGAGCGGCTGCGCGCCTACGCGAGCGTCCTCGCCGACCACCTGGAGAACTGCGCCTCCTCCTCGACCGCCGTCGCCGTCGCCCCGCCCCCAGAGGCGGCGCGCGCCGCGGAGCCCGCCCGGGTGTGCGCGGCGGTGGCGGGCGTCCTGGGCGTCGCCACCGACGAGATCGACCCGGACGAACCCCTGGACTCCTACGGCGTACGCCCGGAACAGTTCGCCCGCATCGGGGAGGCGCTCGACGCCGAGTTCGGCACGCGCCTGGGCGCCGACGTCTTCCACGAAGGGCGGACGGCGGGCGAACTGGCGCGGCTGGCGGCGCGGGCCGGTGACGCCGGCCCCACGGAGGGCGCCGAGGGCGCCGCCTCGACCGGAACCGGAACCGGGAGCGCCGTGCCGTCCGCGGCCGATGTGGCGCGCACCCTTCAGCTCGGCCGGGCCGAACTGGCCGCCCGCGCCGCACTCGTGGTCCGCGACCGCGCCGAACTCCTCGCCGGGCTGCGTGCGTTGGCAGAGGGCCGGGAGCTGCCCGACAACTGCCGGCTGGGCGAGGCCGACGGGCGTGGCGACGTCGCGCGGCTCTTCGCCGACGAGGAGCTGCGCGACACCGTGGGCAAGTGGCTGGAGCGCGGGAAGCTAGCCCAGGTGGCCGAGGTGTGGGTGCGCGGCGGCAGCGTCGAGTGGCGCAGGCTGCACCGGAACGGCTCGGTCCGCCGGGTGCCGCTGCCGGGCTATCCGTTCGCGAAGAACCACCACGGCATTCCCGCCACCGCGACGGCGGCCGGGTCCGCTCCCGCGTCCGTCGCCGCTCCCGTGGTCCCTCCCGTACGCGTGCCGGGGCCCGTCGCCGAGCCCAGGGGCGAGCTGCGCCCCGAGCGGCTGGAACAGGCGATGGAGGACCGGATCGCGCTGATGGCGAGCGAGCTGCTCGGCGCGGCCGAGGGAGACGGCGGCGGGGAGGTCGACCCCAAGGAACAGCTGGATCGTTACGGCATCGACTCGATCACGCGCACACGGCTGAACCAGCTGCTGAGCGAGGCGTTCCCGTCGGCCTCGCGCACGCTGTTCTTCGAGTTCGCCAAGGTCGAAGGAGTGGCCGGACAGCTCGCCGAGCAGTTCCCCGACGAGTGCAGGACCTTCCTCGGCTGGGACGGCACAGTGGTCACACCCGCACCCGCACCCGCACCCGCAACCCAGCCTGCCGTCGAAGCAGCCGAAGCCGCCGAGGTCGTACAGCTTGCAGCCGAGGCCGCTCCCGTGCGCGGCGATGACGACGAGCTCGCCGGTGCCATCGCCGTCATCGGCATGAGCGGCACCTTCCCGGACGCCCCCGACCAGGACAGTTACTGGCAGCTGCTGATGGAGGGGCGGTCCGCCGTCACCGAGATCCCGCGCCGCCGCTGGGACTGGCGCGAGCACTACGACCCGCACCCCGAGGGCGCCGACGTGGTGCGCAAGAGCCACTCCAAGTGGGGCGCCTTCCTCGACGGATTCGACGCGTTCGACCCCGCGCTCTTCAACTTCACCGAGCAGGAGGCCCGCAACACCGACCCGCAGGTGCGGCTGTTCCTCCAGGAGTGCTGGAAGGCCCTTGAGGACGCGGGATACGCCCCCGCCAAGCTGCCCGCCGAAGTACGCGGCCGCATCGGTGTCTTCGCGGGCGGCGCGAAGCACGGCTTCACCCACCTCGGCTCCGAGGGCCGCCTGGAGATGCCCCGCACCTCCTTCGGCGACATGGTCAACAGGGTCTCCTTCCAGTTCGACCTCGGCGGGCCGAGCAAGGCCGTGGACACCGCCTGCTCCTCGGCGCACGTGGCGCTGCACGAGGCGGTCGAGAGCCTGCGCTCCGGCCGCTGCGACCTGGCCATAGCCGGGGCCGTGAACCTCTACCTCCACCCGTCGACGTACGTGGAACTGGCCACCGTGGGGCTGCTCTCCGACCGCTCCGACTGCGCGTCGTTCGGCGCCGAGGCCGCCGGCATCGTCCCCGGCGAGGGCGTCGGCGCGGTGCTCCTCAAGCCACTGCGACAGGCGCTGCGCGACGGCGACCCGGTACGCGCCGTCATCCGCGGCAGCGCCGTCAACCACAACGGCCGGACCATCGGCTTCACCAGCCCCAGCTCCCTGCGCCAGGCCGAGGTGATCCGGGAGGCGCTGCGCGACGCCCGGATCGACCCGCGCACCGTCAGCTACGTGGAGGCCACGGCCAACGGCTCGGAGATCGGCGACGCCGTCGAGATGACCGCCCTCACCCAGGTCTTCGAGGACCGGACGGGCGTGAGCGGCCGCTTCCGCATCGGCTCGCTGAAGCCCAACATCGGTCACGGCGAGGCGTCCGCGGGCATGGCGCAGCTGTTCAAGGTCGTCCTCGCGCTCCAGCACCGCACGCTGCCGCCGACGCGGCTGCCCGAGGAGTTCAACCCGGCCATCGACATCGACCGGCTTCCCTTCGAGCTCTCCGCCGCACCCGTGCCCTGGCACCAGGTCGTCGTGGACGGCGTCCCCGCGCCGCGCCGCGCCGGGATCACCGGTCTCGGCGGGGGCGGCACCAACGCCCACGTCGTACTGGAGGAGGCGCCCGAGCCCGCGCCGCGCGCCCGGCCGGCCGAGCGCGGCCCGGTCCTGTTCGTCCTGTCGGCGCACACGGAGGAACGCCTCGGTGCCTACGTCGACGCGTGGCTCGACTTCCTCGTGGGACGGCCCACGAGCGACCTGGCGGACATCGCGTACACCCTCCAGGTCGGACGCGTGGACCTGACGCACCGGCTGGCGGTCATCGCCTCCGGGGCCGAGGAGCTGCGCGGCCACCTCACGCGCTGGCGCCGGGGCCGCCCCGGTGACGCGGTGTTCTCGGCCACCGCGGCCCGGGTGGACACGGCGGGCCTCGACGCGGCCCTGCGCGGCCGTGACCTCGGCGCGGTCGCGGACCTCTGGGTGCGTGGCGCGGCGGTCGACTGGGCCGCGTTGTACGACCAGGGGGACGGAGTGCCCGTGCGGGTGGCGGGACTGCCGACGTACCCCTTCGAGCGCCGGTCCTGCTGGCTCGACGACACCGACGCCGGCACTGGCGACACCGCCACCCCGGCCTTGCAGCCGCAGGGCCCCGCGCGGGACGAGGCCGGGCACCCGCTGCTCACCTCGGCCGTCCGGCTCGCCGACGGCGGCACCGTGTTCAGCGGTGACGTATCGCTCGCCACGCACCCCTGGATCACCGACCACGCGGTCTCGGGCACGGTGCTCTTCCCGGGCACGGGCTTCGTGGAGATGGCGTTGCACGCCGGAGCGGCACTCGGCTGCGGGCGGCTCGAAGAACTCACCCTGGAGGCGCCGCTCACCCTCACGGAGCAGGCAGGCGCCCGGCTCCAGCTCGTCGTCCGGGCGCCCGACGCCACCGGAGCCCGGCCCCTGGAGATCCACTCGCTGGCCGAGTCCGGCGCCGAGAGCGCTGCCGACGGGGAGGGAGCGTGGACACGGCACGCCACCGGGCTGCTCGCGGCCGGTGCGGCGGAGGCCGGCTTCGACCTCGCGGTGTGGCCGCCGACCGGCGCCGAACCCGTACCGGTGGACGCCTACTACCAGGTGATGGCCGACGCCGGATACGCGTACGGTCCCGCGTTCCGCGGCCTGCGCGCCGTCTGGCGGCGTGGCGAGGAGGTGTACGCAGAGGCCGCCCTCGACGACGGCCCGGACGCCGCCCGCTACGGCCTGCACCCCGCCCTGCTCGACTCGGCCCTGCACGCCATGGGCTTCGGCGGGTTCGTCCGCGACGGCGGCGGTCTGCTGCCGTTCTCCTGGTCCGGCATGCAGCTGTTCGGCGGGGGAGCGGCCGCCGTTCGCGTACGCCTGACGGGCGCGGGCACCGACGCGGTCTCGGCAGCCGTCGCCGACACCACCGGCAGGCCCCTGGCCGTCCTCGACTCGCTCGTACTGCGCCCGTTCGCCGGCGCACGGCGGACGCCCGCCCGCACGGCCCTGCCCGACGAACTGCTCCGCCTGGAGTGGACCCCGCTCGCCCCGGCCGACACGCCCCGCATCAAGTGGACCGCGGCGGGCCCCGACGAACTCGGCCTCGCCACGGCCCTGCGCCGCGGCGACGGCGCCGACGTGCCCGGCGCGTCCGACGGCGGCGGTGACGAGATCGCGCTGATCTCCCTCCACGCCGAGCCGACGGACGACCTGGCGGCAGCCGTCCGGTCCGCCACCGCGCGCGTACACGGCCTCGTACGGAGCCGGCTCGCGGACGAGAGCCAGGCCGCGGCACGCCTGGTCGTGGTGACCCGGCGGGCCGTGTCCACCCGCGTCGGCGAGGACGTCGAGGACCTGACGCACGCCCCGGTGTGGGGTCTGCTGCGGGCCGCCCAGGCGGAGAACCCCGACCGGCTGCTCCTCGTCGACGTGGACGGTGCCGAGGCCTCGGCCGCCGCGCTGCCCGGCGCGGTCGCCGCGGCGACCGCGGCCGGGGAGTCGCAGCTCGCCCTGCGGGGCGGGGAGGCGACCGTGCCCCGGCTGGCCCGGCTCGGCTCGGACAGCGCGCTCGTACCGCCCGGTGACGGTACGCCGTGGCGCCTGGACACCAGCGGCGCCGGCACCCTGGAGAACCTCGCCCTGCTGCCCTGGCCCGCCGCCGAGGCACCCCTGACTCCCGGTCAGGTGCGGATCGAGGTGCGCGCGGCAGGGCTGAACTTCCGTGACGTGCTCGGCGCGCTCGGCATGTACCCGGGAGAGCTGACGCTCGGTGCGGAGGGTGCCGGTGTGGTCGTCGACGTCGGGGACGGCGTGAGCGGCCTCGCCGTCGGCGACCGTGTGATGGGCCTCTTCCCGAGCGGCCTCGGCCCGGTCTGCGTGGCCGACGCCCACACCGTCGTACGGATGCCCCGCGGCTGGTCGTTCGAACAGGCCGCCGCGGTCCCCGTCGCGTTCGCCACCGCCTACTACGGCCTGGTCGACATGGGCGGCCTGACCGCCGGCGAGTCGGTCCTCGTACACGCGGCGGCGGGTGGCGTCGGCATGGCCGCCGTGCAGCTCGCACGGCACCTGGGCGCGGAGGTCTTCGCGACCGCGAGCGAGGGCAAGTGGGACGCGGTCCGCGGACTCGGCGTGCCCGACGACCACCTGGCGTCCTCCCGGGACCTGGGCTTCGAGGAGAAGTTCCGCACCGTCACCGACGGGCGCGGCGTGGACGTCGTCCTCGACTCGCTCGCCCGCGAGTTCGTCGACGCCTCGCTGCGGCTGCTGCCGCGCGGCGGCCGGTTCGTCGAGATGGGCAAGACCGACATCCGTGACGCGGCGCAGGTCGCCACCGCCCACTTCGCCGTCCGCTACCGGGCGTTCGACATCGTGGACGCCGGGCCGCGGCGCATCGGCGAGATCCTCGCCGAGATCGTCGACCTCTTCGAACAGGGCGTCCTCACCCACCTGCCCCGCCGCGCCTGGGATCTGCGGCGCGCGCCGGAGGCCTTCCGGTTCATGAGCCAGGCACGCCACGTCGGCAAGATCGTCCTGACCGTGCCCCGGCGGCCGGACCCCGAGCACACCGTCCTGATCACCGGCGGCACCGGAACCCTCGGCGGCATGCTCGCCCGGCACCTGGTGGCCGAGCGCGGCGCCCGGCACCTGACGCTGCTCAGCCGGCGGGGCCCCGACGCGCCCGGCGCGGCCGGGCTGGCCGCCGAACTGACCGCCGCGGGCGCCCAGGTGACCGTCGTGGCCTGCGACGTCGCCGACCGGGCCCGGCTCGCGGAGGTGCTCGACGGCATCCCCGCCGAGCATCCGCTCGGCACCGTCGTCCACACGGCGGGCGACCTCGACGACGGGGTGTTCGACGCGCTGACCCCCGAACGTCTCGCCAGGGTCCTGCGGCCCAAGGCCGAAGGCGCCCTGAACCTCCACGAGTTGACTCTGGCCAAGGGTCTCGACCTCGCCGAGTTCGTCCTCTTCTCCGGGGCGGCCGGTGTGCTCGGCAACCCCGGCCAGTCCAACTACGCCGCCGCGAGCTCTTTCCTGGACGCCCTCGCCCAGCACCGCAGGGCGCGAGGGCTGCCGGGCACGTCCATGGCCTGGGGCTACTGGGAGCAGGCCACCGGTCTCACCAAGCACCTGAGCGAGGAGGACACCGGGCGGATGGCGCGCGGCGGGCTCCTGCCGATCCCCTCCGCGGACGGACTCGCCCTGTTCGACGTGGCACGTGGCGCCGACGAACCGCTCCAGGTGCCCATGCGTCTCGACCTCGACGCCCTGCGCGCCCAGGCCGAGGCGGGCGACGGCCACCCGCTCCACCGCGGCCTGCTGCGTGGGGTGCCTCGGACCGCGACGGCCACCGCCGCCACGGACGGCCTCCCGGACCTCGACGGCCTACCGGAGGCCGAACAACACGCCGCTCTCCTGGAGTTGGTGTGCGCGCAGGTAGGCTCCGTCCTCGTCACCGACCCGGCGACCATCGGCGCCGACACCGGCTTCGTCGAGCTGGGCCTGGACTCGCTGACCGCGGTGGAACTCCGCAACCGCCTGGGCCGCGCCACGGGGCTGCGGCTCCCCGTCACCCTGATCTTCGACCACCCGGCACCGGGTCCCCTGGCCGCGTACCTGCGGCGGCGGCTCGTCAGGGGGGACGAGGGGCGCGGGCGGGGGAGCGGAAGGGGTGCGGGCGGGGGTGTGGGCGGTGCGGCCACCGCGCACGGTGCGCTGACGCCGAGTCGTGCGGCCTCCGCCGCGCAAGCCGCTGAGGCCGTGCAATACGGTGCCGCCTCGCAGGTTGGCGCTGCCGGGCCCGGTGCCGCCTCGCAATCCATTGCCGTCACGCATTCCGGTACCGCCTCGTTGTGCGGCACTGCCGCGGAGGCCGGTGCCGCCATGCAGGCCGGTGCCGCCGGGCTCGGCGTCGCCGAGCAATCGGCAGCCGTCAAGCAATCCACCGCCTCGCAACCGGGTCCCGTCGCGCGGGCCAGCACCGCCACGCAGGCTCGCACCGCCGAGCAATCCGGCACCGCCTCGCAGACCGACACCGCCACGCAGTCCGGCGCCGCCACCACGGTCGACGAGCCCCAGCCCGCCACGGCCGCTGCCCAGGCCGTCCCCGCCGGGAGGGCCCCCGCTGCCCAGGCCGCCCCGGCCGGGAGGGCCCCCGCTCCCGAGACCGCCCCCGCCGGGAGGATCCCCGCCTCCCACACCGCCCCCGCCCGGAGGGCCCCCGCCCCGCCGGCCGACCCCCCGCACCGCCTCCTCCTCGCCGACGCCGGGCTCGACCGGCTCGGTGCCGTTCTGGAGTTCGGGTGCCGTGACGCGGACGCGCTCATCGGGCTCGCCGCCGACCACCCGGCGCTCATCGTGCACGGCGTGAGCGGTGACAAGGAGTTCGCCGACGCGGCCGGGCGCCGCATCGACGGGAGCGGGGCGCGAGGACATGTCGCCGTGTTCCACCGGAGCGGCCCGCTCGATCCGTTCCCCGGTCACTACGACCTGGCGTACGGCATCGACGGCTGCTACCGCGTCGAGGACAAGCAGGCACTCTTCGCCCGCCTGGACGCGGCGGTCGTGGACGGCGGTCACGTCCTCCTCGCCGACTACCTGTGCACGCTCAGCGGTGACCTGGTCGACCCCGGCGCCGGGATCAGCGTTCCCACCGCGCGCACCTGGTCCGACGTCTTCGCGCGCAACCGGTTCGTGGTCGAGGAACAGCTCCCGCACGAACCCGCGGACCCCGACCCCGAGCTGGCCGAAGCAGTGCGCCGGGGCTGGATCGGACACCGCCTTTTCCGCCTGCGCAAGCAGACCTCCACCACCCAGGAGGACCGCCTGCGGACCAACCGGGCACACCTGGCCGAGACCACCGCGCAGCCGCGCGCCCCGCGGAGCTGA